AGACAAAGAACACAAAACAAACAAGAGACATCATGATAAACATACGAAACCACCGTCTGGATCTAAAAAACCGCCTAACTTTAAGCCCCGTGTGCCAAAGCGCCCACAGGATCGTGAGAACTGAGAATCAGCTCGATGCCAAAATCGGCGGACAAATTCAAGAACAGCAGGCAGGCTAAAATTATGGCTAATTCTAAAGAAGAAGCGGCTGAGATCGGACAGCAATATTTCTATGGGGAAGGAAAGAAGAAGAGCTATAGAAAAGCGTTTCCTTGCTTACTCGAAGCTGCAAAAGCTGGAGAAGCGCATTGTCAGAATCTTGTGGGTAATTCCTATCAACTTGGCTTGGGTGTGGAAAGGAATATTGAATCGTCTTTGTTTTGGTACAAGAGAGCTGCGAGTAATAACGACAAAGAAGGATTGCTCAATCTCGCACTCCTCTATGAAAAAGGACTGGGAGTGAAAGTTGATTTACGAAAAGCACTTTCTCTATATAAAAGAGGTGCTGAACTTGGTGATGTATGCGCACAAACCAACCTGGCGGTGGCGTACCTTGAGGGTCTAGGGACCAAGCAAGATTTAAGAGAAGGAGTCAGGTGGTTACAAAAAGCAGCTCGTCACGGCGATGCTAAGGCTCAGTATAATCTTGGCATAGCATACATGGAGGGCGAAGGTCTGCGGCGGAGTAAGAAGTATGCCCGTCATTGGCTCGACAAAGCAGCGAAGCAAGGACATCGAATGGCATCAAGAACGTTACGACGCTTGAGGCCAGACTAAGCAACCAACGAATGGTCCAGCCTAATCGGGAATTCTACTGCACGTGTTACGTCACACCTTCTATTTATCTGCGAGTGACAGAAGTGAGGCAATGCTCGCCGCATGTCTCGAGTTGCCCGGCGGAAGATGCCAGCCAAACAAAGCCGCGAAGCAACAATCCTTATCGGACTATGAGTGACGGAACTTATGGTTATGCTGACACGGCTTACGATGCACTCGGCCGAGTAACGACGGTGACGACTGCGGACACTGCAGTAGTGACGACAACCTATTTGGCCAACACGACAACGGTGACCGATCAAGCGGGAAAGAAGCGCCGCAGTGTCACTGATGGACTCGGCAGATTGATCAGAGTTGATGAGCCGGACTCGAGCGGCAATCTCGATAACACGGCGAATCCTCCACAGCCTTTGCAATCAACCTCTTATGCTTACGACGTGCTCGATGATCTGGTGACGGTCACACAAGGCACTCAGTCCTCGCGCAGCTTCCTTTATGACTCACTCAAGCGCTTAGCAGATGCTACGAATCCTGAGAGCGGGCACGTGCAATATACCTACGACAACAATGGCAATTTGCAGACGAAGACCGATGCGCGCTCGAT
This is a stretch of genomic DNA from Acidobacteriota bacterium. It encodes these proteins:
- a CDS encoding tetratricopeptide repeat protein — its product is MPKSADKFKNSRQAKIMANSKEEAAEIGQQYFYGEGKKKSYRKAFPCLLEAAKAGEAHCQNLVGNSYQLGLGVERNIESSLFWYKRAASNNDKEGLLNLALLYEKGLGVKVDLRKALSLYKRGAELGDVCAQTNLAVAYLEGLGTKQDLREGVRWLQKAARHGDAKAQYNLGIAYMEGEGLRRSKKYARHWLDKAAKQGHRMASRTLRRLRPD